A single Cryptococcus deuterogattii R265 chromosome 2, complete sequence DNA region contains:
- a CDS encoding 30S small subunit ribosomal protein S13 — MHLLGHNLPDHKPLKIALLTFYGISHALSARLLPRLGIHSEATVAQLTEPQLTALSAYLSSPSTTARPSEQQLELAPPGGKVLKPVGHPAIFGGLNKGKGKGQEDPLDDLKIETEKRRAMQADIAHLRMVGTYRGRRHAAGYPVHGQRTQTNAKTAKKHNRVERRNFGIQSLTRFTPTDLPQPPTVLSLLGRRQ, encoded by the exons ATGCACCTTCTCGGACACAACCTTCCAGATCACAAGCCCCTCAAG ATTGCGCTTTTAACGTTCTACGGCATCTCTCATGCTCTCTCTGCCCGACTTCTGCCTCGTCTCGGTATTCATTCTGAAGCCACCGTCGCTCAGTTGACTGAACCCCAACTCACCGCTCTCTCTGCATACCTTTCATCACCATCTACCACCGCCAGACCATCTGAACAGCAACTTGAGCTCGCCCCGCCCGGAGGAAAAGTCCTTAAGCCTGTTGGCCATCCAGCGATATTTGGAGGATTGaacaaaggaaagggaaaaggtcaGGAAGACCCATTGGATGATTTGAAGATAgagacggagaagaggagggcgaTGCAGGCGGACATTGCGCATTTGAGAATGGTTGGAACATATAGAGGTCGACG ACACGCCGCTGGTTACCCGGTTCACGGTCAAAGAACTCAAACAAACGCCAAAACAGCAAAGAAACATAACCGAGTGGAACGCCGAAACTTTGGGAT ACAATCACTTACTCGATTTACCCCTACAGATCTTCCCCAGCCCCCTACTGTCCTCTCTTTATTAGGCCGACGCCAATAA
- a CDS encoding aldehyde dehydrogenase (NAD+), protein MPAHAKLNVPPLGEVEVPVGLFINNEWVESTSKETFSTVDPATGQKLLDFAHAKKEDIDKAVIAARKAFKTTWGNNVPAAERGALLNKLADLMERDSDKLAALESINSGKGIRIAREADVADSIACIRYYAGLADKIHGQTVSSFGKEKFVYTLHQPIGVCGQIIPWNYPIMMWAWKIAPALAAGCTIVMKPSELTPLSALALCDLVKEAGIPAGVVNTVPGLGATAGDAISRHMDIDKVAFTGSVVTGRRISIAAAESNLKKVTLELGGKSPVIVFDSADVEEAADWAALAIWFNSGQDCCAGSRLYVQESIFDKFLAAMKKRAEACAIGQPHDEKTSFGPLISESQRDKVLNYILSGKEQGARVVTGGQKWPKSNGGYWIEPTILADTTPDMAVVKEEIFGPVVVAAPFKTEEEVLELANDTAYGLAAAVFTNDTRQATRVSAALDAGTVWVNQYALLHPGVPFGGFKQSGIGRELGTYGLEAYMQIKAVHNNLTQTSPWPV, encoded by the exons ATGCCCGCCCACGCGAAGCTCAACGTCCCCCCTCTTGGCGAAGTCGAAGTCCCCGTAGGGTTATTCAT CAACAACGAATGGGTAGAATCCACTAGTAAAGAGACGTTCTCCACTGTAGACCCAGCGACTGGCCAGAAGCTCTTGGATTTTGCACAcgccaagaaggaggatatAGACAAGGCCGTCATCGCTGCCCGGAAAGCTTTCAAGACTACTTGGGGAAACAATGTACCCGCCGCTGAGCGAGGAGCTT TGTTGAATAAACTGGCTGATCTGATGGAGAGAGACAGTGATAAGCTTGCTGCTCTCGAAAG TATCAACTCTGGAAAGGGTATAAGAATTGCTCG TGAAGCTGATGTCGCCGACTCTATCGCCTGTATTCGATACTATGCTGGTCTTGCCGATAAGATCCACGGTCAAACGGTTTCTTCCTTTGGTAAAGAGAAATTTGTTTACACACTACACCAGCCTATCGGTGTCTGTGGCCAGATCATCCCATGGAATTACCC TATTATGATGTGGGCTTGGAAGATTGCGCCTGCCCTTGCTGCTGGCTGTACTATCGTCATGAAGCCTTCTGAACTTACCCCTCTTTCTGCTCTCGCTCTTTGTGACCTGGTCAAGGAAGCTGGCATTCCAGCTGGTGTCGTCAATACGGTTCCTGGCCTCGGCGCAACTGCAGGTGATGCCATTTCACGCCACATGGATATTGACAAGGTTGCTTTCACCGGATCTGTCGTCACTGGTCGAAGGATTTCTATTGCAGCTGCCGAATCAAACCTCAAAAAGGTGACTTTGGAGCTTGGTGGTAAATCTCCTGTCATCGTATTTGATTCAGcggatgtggaggaggcggcggACTGGGCTGCTTTGGCAATCTGGTTCAACTCTGGCCAAGACTGCTGCGCTGGTAGCAGA TTGTATGTCCAAGAGAGCATCTTTGACAAGTTCCTTGCAGCTATGAAGAAGCGCGCAGAGGCCTGTGCCATTGGTCAACCCCATGACGAAAAAACCTCTTTTGGTCCTCTA ATTTCCGAGAGTCAACGTGACAAAGTTTTGAACTACATCCTCTCAGGAAAGGAGCAAGGTGCTCGAGTGGTCACAGGTGGTCAAAAATGGCCCAAGTCTAATGGCGGTTATTGGATTGAGCCTACTATCCTTGCCGATACTACTCCGGATATGGCAGTagtgaaggaagag ATCTTCGGCCCTGTGGTCGTCGCTGCTCCTTTCAagaccgaagaagaagtccTTGAACTGGCGAACGACACTGCTTACGGTCtcgctgctgctgtctTCACCAACGACACCCGTCAAGCCACTCGAGTCTCAGCCGCGTTGGATGCTGGAACTGTTTGGGTCAACCAATACGCTTTGTTGCATCCCGGAGTTCCTTTTGGTGGCTTCAAGCAGAGCGGTATCGGTCGAGAGCTCGGAACATATGGGTTAGAGGCGTACATGCAGATCAAGGCGGTTCATAATAACTTGACTCAGACTTC TCCTTGGCCAGTGTAA
- a CDS encoding peroxisomal copper amine oxidase, with protein sequence MSYPFAHPLDPLSAFEISAAVSAVRAHIQKGIYATKKPIEKTVFNSVTLREPSKHAVLNWSGVLTDDELEKVRGEKGDLKRQADVHIICAGTSQSYEAIVDLPSNLGLTGVDTPVVTNWIALHDLIQPSLHTEELLWAEELCRKHPKVKEACEATGIDQKDIFVDGWCVGIDERFPGRRLQQCFIFLRNRPGDNLYAHPCDFVPVIDSHTGELLTVDYPHLNPNTSDPSPSSAEAYVKAPLRERFTAPSAPHNYLPEQIAQDDPTFKVRDTLKPLHVIQPEGVSYKLEGRVLSWQNWKVHVGFSYREGLVLSNITYDDGAKGTRPLFYRMSVAEMVVPYAKTIFPHHRKHAFDTGEYGIGALANSLALGCDCLGSITYLDADFVTRAGSIETIKSAICIHEEDAGILHKHTDFRDLRAHVARNRKLVISSICTVANYEYGFYFNFGLDGSVELEVKATGIVNVYALAPGEAKDTNHEVEVAPRIAAQHHQHLFSFRIDPMIDGIGNSVVQVDVVPDDAPVGSDANFYGNGFKSVKTPYTTSKKAVADYDASKTRTWMIENPNKKHYSTGQSIGYKLVCKDMPPLLAKPGSLVYNRAPFARHNMFVTPYSSEELYPSELHVNQNPGGEEFGLAKWVARDDSIENEDIVLWPCFGVTHIARPEDWPIMPVEILRVHLKPSGFFDRNPGLDVPSSADKKSRNADEALVNGVKGVRIDKEKVITPNGVKCCNGK encoded by the exons ATGTCCTATCCCTTCGCTCACCCTCTTGACCCGCTCTCTGCATTCGAGATCTCCGCAGCGGTTTCAGCCGTCCGAGCACATATCCAGAAGGGTATTTACGCCACCAAGAAGCCCATCGAAAAGACCGTCTTCAATAGCGTCACTTTACGGGAGCCCAGCAAGCACGCCGTCCTCAACTGGTCAGGTGTCCTAACTGATGATGAGCTCGAAAAGGTtcgaggagaaaaaggtgaTTTGAAAAGACAAGCCGAC GTTCATATCATCTGTGCAGGCACCTCCCAAAGTTACGAAGCCATCGTAGACCTGCCCTCCAACTTGGGCCTTACTGGAGTGGATACTCCTGTTGTCACCAATTGGATTGCCCTCCATGACCTGATtcagccttctcttcatacTGAG GAGTTGCTTTGGGCCGAGGAGCTTTGCAGAAAACACCCGAAGGTTAAAGAAGCTTGTGAAGCTACTGGCATCGACCAAAAGGATATTTTTGTGGACG GATGGTGCGTCGGTATTGATGAAAGGTTTCCCGGTAGAAGACTGCAGCAATGTTTTATCTTTCTGAGGAACAGACCTGGTGACAATCTTTACGCTCATCCATGTGATTTTGTCCCAGTTATCG ATTCACACACTGGCGAATTGCTTACTGTCGATTATCCTCACCTCAACCCCAATACTTCCGatccctctccttcatctgctGAAGCTTACGTCAAGGCTCCTCTTCGAGAGAGATTCACAGCTCCAAGTGCTCCTCACAACTACCTCCCTGAACAGATTGCTCAGGATGATCCTACTTTTAAGGTCCGCGACACACTCAAGCCTCTTCATGTCATTCAACCTGAGGGTGTCAGCTATAAGCTCGAGGGGAGGGTACTGAGCTGGCAGAACTGGAAAGTGCATGTTGGCTTCTCTTACAG AGAGGGCCTCGTGCTTTCCAATATTACTTATGATGACGGCGCCAAGGGCACTCGTCCCCTTTTCTACCGTATGTCGGTTGCTGAGATGGTCGTTCCGTACGCCAAGACCATCTTCCCCCACCACCGAAAGCACGCATTTGACACAGGAGAGTATGGTATCGGTGCATTGGCCAATTCGCTCGCCCTCGGGTGTGACTGCTTGGGAAGTATCACCTACCTGGATGCCGACTTCGTTACACGGGCTGGAAGTATTGAGACCATCAAGAGCGCTATCTGCATTCA TGAGGAAGACGCTGGTATACTTCATAAGCACACCGATTTCCGCGACTTGAGAGCGCACGTTGCCCGAAACAGAAAGCTCGTAATTTCTTCAATCTGTACTGTTGCCAACTATGAG TATGGCTTTTACTTCAACTTCGGTCTAGATGGTTCTGTTGAATTGGAGGTCAAGGCAACCGGTATCGTGAACGTCTATGCTCTTGCCCCCGGCGAAGCAAAAGACACCAACCACGAAGTTGAAGTTGCTCCCCGTATTGCTGctcaacatcatcagcac cttttctctttccgtATTGACCCTATGATCGACGGTATCGGTAATAGTGTGGTACAGGTCGATGTCGTGCCCGACGACGCACCTGTTGGCAGCGATGCCAACTTCTATGGTAACGGGTTCAAGTCTGTCAAAACCCCTTACACCACATCCAAGAAGGCGGTTGCCGATTACGATGCTTCAAAGACGAGGACTTGGATGATTGAGAATCCCAATAAGAAGCACTATAGTACAGGACAGAGCATCGGGTACAAGCTTG TTTGCAAGGACATGCCGCCTCTTTTGGCCAAGCCCGGTTCCCTAGTCTACAACCGTGCTCCCTTTGCTCGACACAAC ATGTTTGTCACGCCGTACAGTAGCGAAGAGCTTTATCCATCTGAACTCCATGTAAACCAGAACcctggtggtgaagaaTTTGGTCTTGCGAAGTGGGTTGCTCGAGATGACAGCATTGAGAATGAGGACATTGTCCTCTGGCCTT GCTTCGGTGTGACTCATATTGCTAGGCCTGAGGACTGGCCTATAATGCCTGTAGAAATCCTTAGGGTTCATCTCAAACCTTCTGGCTTTTTTGAC CGTAACCCGGGTCTTGATGTACCTAGCTCAGCGGACAAGAAATCAAGAAATGCGGATGAGGCCTTGGTAAATGGTGTTAAAGGGGTGCGCAtcgacaaggaaaaggttATCACTCCCAATGGTGTCAAGT GTTGTAATGGCAAATAG
- a CDS encoding sarcosine oxidase, producing the protein MTYTGKTNVVIVGAGIFGMSTALWMLETGKYSITILDKSDVLPAPDAASTDINKIIRAGDYKDPLISRLAVDAVSHWRKPEWEGTYHECGVVALSAAHEKEGMDFVNSAYKNCRDLGLDATLLPDATAIKPVVDRDNSFATGSFGGRQGYINPIGGWGESGRAVEVGLKRAKKLGAVVRAGAEVTGLIKEGKDIKGVELKSGEKVFGDLVVIAAGAWTPKLFASPSVAARLPPIVATGQSVAILQLTPEEAKKYAKVPVVFNLDDGWYIFPPNPTGLMKMAIHSAGYVNPVEEVNGVSVPRTKLTPGAEDGAIPKVMLQALRKGLSEVYPELAKKDYVMTRLCWYCDTVTGDWLIDYHPDYNNLFLATGGSGHAFKFASNIGREIVKLIERDPSSEFKVRFAFSPPKEMVEPASEKGDVSAERTQVTDTGADVRCGMRKHLLIDDLIKPEDLKAY; encoded by the exons ATGACCTATACTGGAAAAACTAACGTCGTCATCGTCGGTGCTG GTATCTTTGGTATGTCCACTGCTTTGTGGATGCTTGAAACCGGCAAATACTCTATCACCATTTTGGACAAGTCTGATGTTTTGCCTGCTCCTGACGCTGCTAGTACTG ATATCAATAAG ATTATTCGAGCCGGTGACTACAAGGACCCTCTTATATCCCGTCTTGCTGTCGACGCCGTCTCGCATTGGCGTAAGCCTGAGTGGGAAGGCACCTACCATGA ATGTGGCGTTGTTGCTCTTTCTGCCGCtcatgagaaggagggtatgGATTTTGTAAACTCTGCGTATAAGAACTGTCGCGACCTTGGCCTTGACgctactcttcttcctgacGCGACTGCCATCAAGCCTGTTGTTGACCGTGACAATAGCTTTGCCACTGGCTCTTTCGGTGGTAGGCAGGGCTACATCAACCCCATTGGTGGCTGGGGCGAGTCTGGTAGGGCCGTTGAGGTTGGCCTCaagagggcgaagaagctCGGTGCTGTTGTTAGAGCTGGCGCCGAGGTTACTGGTTTGATcaaagaaggcaaggacATCAAGGGAGTCGAGTTGAAGAGCGGCGAGAAGGTTTTCGGTGACTTGGTGGTT ATCGCCGCGGGTGCTTGGACTCCTAAGCTCTTTGCTTCCCCTTCCGTTGCTGCTCGTCTACCACCTATCGTGGCTACTGG CCAAAGCGTCGCCATCTTGCAGCTTACTCCCGAGGAGGCTAAGAAATACGCCAAAGTCCCCGTT GTTTTCAACCTCGATGACGGATGGTACATCTTCCCCCCTAACCCTACTGGTCTCATGAAGATGGCTATTCACAGCGCTGGTTACGTCAACCCTGTTGAGGAGGTTAACGGCGTTTCTGTCCCTCGAACCAAGCTTACTCCCGGTGCCGAGGACGGTGCTATCCCCAAGGTCATGTTACAGGCCTTGAGGAAGGGATTGTCTGAAGTTTACCCTGAACTGGCCAAGAAGGACTATGTTATGACTCGATTGTGCTG GTACTGTGACACTGTTACCGGTGATTGGCTCATCGACTATCATCCTGACTacaacaacctcttccttgccaCCGGTGGATCCGGTCACGCCTTCAAGTTCGCTAGCAACATTGGTCGTGAAatcgtcaagctcatcGAGCGCGACCCTTCGTCTGAGTTCAAGGTCCGATTCGCTTTCAGTCCTCCCAAGGAAATGGTTGAGCCTGCTTCTGAAAAGGGCGACGTTTCTGCTGAGCGCACTCAGGTTACCGACACTGGTGCTGACGTGCGATGTGGTATGAGGAAGCACTTGTTGATTGACGACTTGATCAAGCCCGAAGATTTGAAGGCTTATTAA
- a CDS encoding DNA polymerase mu subunit, with translation MSSRPPIHPYTSSSTSTGVHGDQKATPHQLYKLFANLTFHIVAAKLEDDLPRIYECIDELGGKCVRPEDAWVIITALKGRQRLLRSLQEKWIETKQIVDVSYILDTYQACLEHAVSPKTSTPKLPLRDDYLLHFLPKGKFPIKSPSTDSGDANISQPSAKRRKVNDGYLTTYRDDMTPLKEDVCLEDIPSSCAQRPCPLVCINQDIVNAIKPIFEEREFEEAQQKNSNVLSYRRSLSMLKSVPRRITSGKEALRLQGVGEKVASRIDEFLQTGEIAESQEILASPRYNALQTFASVYTIGHFRAKELYERHHCRTLEDVKRYFADMEKDGDAKQGRGKEKRRMRGSMKEYEIVEEWMKLKNELDQKIPREEVEEIAACVLENLEAFIPNCEYTICGGYRRGKAQSSDVDIVFRPPKDDQDIGLLRALYLRLSELGIVTHVLHVTHRDPNQPIRAAAQNFDNLDKAFVIFKLPGKGRLHRRVDLISAPRDRYASAVLSWTGSMMFERDLKRYAENETGHKFRAGLIKVATGEEINLETERGIFDYLGLRYIPPELRNADG, from the exons ATGTCCTCCCGGCCTCCTATCCATCCTTACACATCCAGTTCGACTTCAACTGGAGTGCATGGTGATCAGAAGGCCACCCCGCATCAGCTGTACAAGCTCTTTGCAAACTTGACCTTTCATATTGTAGCTgccaagcttgaagatgacctTCCCCGGATATACGAATGTATCGATGAGTTGGGGGGAAAGTGTGTGAGACCGGAAGATGCCTGGGTTATAATCACTGCGTTAAAAGGGAGACAAAGACTGCTGAGGTCTCTGCAAGAAAAATGGATC GAGACCAAGCAGATTGTTGACGTCAGCTATATCCTCGACACATATCAGGCATGCTTGGAACATGCCGTTTCTCCGAAAACGTCGACTCCCAAACTTCCTCTACGAGACGACTATCTTTTGCACTTCCTACCTAAGGGGAAGTTTCCTATTAAGAGCCCTAGTACGGACTCCGGGGATGCAAACATCTCACAACCTTCTGccaaaaggaggaaggttAACGATGGTTATTTGACAACTTACAGAGACGATATGACTCCcttgaaagaagatgtgtGTCTGGAAGATATCCCGTCCTCTTGCGCTCAAAGACCTTGTCCCTTGGTATGCATAAATCAAGATATA GTTAACGCTATCAAGCCAATATTTGAAGAAcgagagtttgaagaggcGCAACAGAAGAACTCGAACGTTTTGAGCTATCGCCGAAGTCTGAGT ATGCTTAAAT CTGTGCCGAGACGAATCACATCAGGCAAGGAAGCGTTGCGTCTTCAAGGTGTGGGTGAGAAGGTTGCTTCCAGA ATCGACGAGTTCCTGCAGACAGGTGAAATAGCCGAATCGCAAGAGATTTTGGCATCACCTCGGTATAATGCCCTCCAGACTTTTGCTTCGGTGTATACTATTGGTCATTTTCGGGCCAAAGAACTATATGAGCGACATCATTGCCGGACCCTGGAGGACGTTAAAAGATACTTTGCTGAtatggagaaagatggtgaTGCCAAACAGGGGAGAGgtaaagagaaaagaaggatgcgAGGTAGTATGAAGGAATATGAAATAGTAGAGGAGTggatgaagctgaaaaATGAACTAGATCAGAA AATTCCAAGggaagaggtcgaggaaATCGCTGCTTGCGTGCTGGAGAATCTTGAGGCATTCATACCCAATTGTGAATATACCATCTGTGGAGG TTATCGACGGGGTAAGGCCCAATCAAGCGATGTTGATATTGTATTTCGACCACCCAAAGACGATCAGGATATAGGGCTCCTACGCGCACTCTACCTTCGTCTTTCAGAGCTTGGTATCGTCACTCATGTTCTTC ATGTGACGCATCGTGATCCCAATCAGCCAATCCGTGCTGCTGCACAAAACTTTGACAATCTAGACAAGGCCTTTGTCATTTTTAAACTGCCTGGTAAAGGAAGATTGCATAGAAGAGTGGATCTGATCAGTGCCCCGAGAGATCGGTATGCTAGTGCTGTATTAAGCTGGACCGGGAGTATGATGTTTGAAAGGGATCTCAA GAGATATGCTGAGAATGA AACGGGTCATAAATTTCGAGCAGGTCTCATCAAGGTTGCcacaggagaagaaatcaatTTGGAGACAGAAAGGGGAATTTTTGATTATCTTGGTCTGAGGTATATCCCTCCTGAACTGAGGAACGCTGACGGATAG
- a CDS encoding GabA permease — translation MGISQIEETTSVHQQPVNDAESPSALTTGGRDGAAARLEEMGYKQELTRNLGMISVLGLSFAIMAVPFGTSTTLNIALTDGGPVTILYGWIFVSLVSLCMASSLAEICSVFPTSGGYSSFASYLTGWMGTVGNWTVTASITFGGSQLILAAATLFHEDYVPTAWQTCLVYWGALLVSLLCNIFFHNSITSAYGGLEHLSSCELLQLPLVNGMLTFLSIIVTLLAKADNRNSAKFAFSHFDAQYSGWPSGWAWFVGLLQGAYTLTGYGMVASLCEEVNEPAREVPRAMVLSVAAAAVTGIVYLLPINFVLPAIEPLLAVASLQPMPLLYKEVTGSAGAALGLLCLILGIWVFAAIGSLTAASRCTWAFSRDGGIPASGWWKKVDQKFGIPVNSLILSTIVCALLGLIYLGSSAAFNAFTGVATICLGCSYAFPVFCSLLRRREAVRNASFSLGKFGYVINIITVVWISFSIILFCMPTAIPVTAGSMNYASVVFAGFSFIAALWYVVNARKHYHGPTLSTVRVGDSAEIVEEYSSSEKA, via the exons ATGGGAATCAGCCAAATCGAAGAGACAACAAGCGTTCACCAACAACCAGTCAACGATGCTGAAAGTCCGTCTGCGCTTACAACAGGCGGTCGTGATGGTGCAGCCGCAAgactggaagagatgggttACAAACAAGAGCTCACCAGAAATCTTGGGATGATTTCGGTACTTGGCTTAAGTTTCGCTATCATGGCAGTCCCATTCGGAACAAGTACAACACTCAACATTGCCTTGACAGACGGAGGGCCTGTCACAATCCTTTACGGC TGGATCTTTGTGTCTTTAGTCTCTTTATGTATGGCTTCCAGTCTTGCCGAGAT CTGCTCTGTTTTCCCTACTTCTGGGGGT TACAGCTCATTTGCGAGCTACCTGACAGGCTGGATGGGCACTGTTGGAAACTGGAC TGTCACTGCCTCCATTACCTTTGGAGGAAGTCAGCTGATCCTGGCAGCTGCTACCCTCTTCCATGAGGATTATGTCCCTACTGCTTGGCAGACTTGTCTTGTATATTGGGGGGCCTTATTAGTCTCTTTACTCTGCAATATTTTTTTCCACAA CTCAATAACATCTGCTTATGGTGGACTGGAGCATCTGTCATCATGTGAGTTGCTTCAACTGCCATTGGTGAATGGTATGCTTACCTTTCTTAGT ATCATTGTCACTCTTCTCGCCAAGGCTGATAACCGCAACTCCGCCAAATTCGCCTTCTCTCAC TTTGACGCTCAGTATTCTGGCTGGCCTTCTGGATGGGCGTGGTTCGTGGGTCTTTTACAGGGGGCCTACACCTTGACTGG TTACGGAATGGTTGCATCCCTTTGCGAAGAGGTTAATGAGCCCGCACGTGAGGTGCCAAGGGCAATGG TCCTCTCTGTTGCAGCCGCCGCTGTTACCGGTATCGTCTACCTT CTTCCTATTAACTTCGTTCTTCCTGCAATCGAGCCACTTTTGGCTGTGGCGAGTCTTCAACCTATGCCTTTGTTGTACAAGGAAGTTACAGGAAGCGCCGGTGCTGCCCTCGGCTTGCTCTGCCTCA TTCTCGGCATCTGGGTCTTTGCTGCCATTGGTTCATTGACTGCCGCCTCTCGCTGCACATGGGCCTTTTCCAGAGATGGCGGTATCCCTGCTTCTGGGTGGTGGAAAAAGGTTGACCAAAAGTTTGGTATCCCTGTCAACTCTCTGATACTTTCGACTATTGTATGCGCCCTTTTGGGTTTGATCTATCTTGGTTCCTCGGCTGCTTTCAACGCCTTTACCGGTG TTGCGACCATTTGTTTGGGCTGTTCTTACGCGTTCCCCGTGTTTTGCTCTTTAttaagaagaagagaagctgTTCGCAacgcttctttctccctcgGAAAGTTTGGTTACGTCATT AACATCATCACGGTGGTATggatttccttctccatcatccttttctgcATGC CTACCGCTATCCCCGTCACGGCCGGATCTATGAATTATGCAAGTGTCGTGTTTGCGGGTTTCTCGTTCATCGCTGCATTATGGTATGTCGTCAATGCTCGAAAGCATTATCATGGCCCCACTCTCTCGACCGTGAGAGTCGGCGACAGTGCGGAAATTGTTGAAGAATATTCGAGTAGCGAAAAAGCATAA
- a CDS encoding nicotinate phosphoribosyltransferase, with protein MPDKLQLPIDDVQVPFSILDTDLYKLTMQNAVLHHFRDAHVIIKFTNRSPEMLFSKECFDWVQQRVNDLSKLKLTSEEREALSTTCRYFSESYLDYLSNMQLDPVNQVKLTFIPQGSNEKGEEMGEIACAIEGPWKDTILYEVPIMAILSEGYFKFVDTDWDYDGQFELAKKKALDLFNPPAPTTSLVVSEFGTRRRRSFKAQDIVMRGLVAGYEEYKCKGGNQGVLSGTSNVYFALKYGLQPVGTIAHEWIMAVGATYGYKGANGRAMDMWEEVYPPDTKFASPLTMLTDTYTAAVFFKDFISDPARALRWSVLRQDSGDAFKFVEDAKKAWRTIEDKAGIKRDVGPNGEEEIAKGKKVIFSDALDVEKAIKLQQGCDKIGMAASFGIGTDLTNDFCKTSDPSQKSKALNMVIKLNKINGKNCIKLSDDKGKHTGSLEEVRKAQQELGIENN; from the exons CTTACAATGCAAAACGCCgtcctccaccactttAGGGACGCGCATGTTATCATAAAGTTTACAAATAGGAGCCCGGAAATGCTCTTCTCGAAGGAGTGCTTTGACTGGGTGCAGCAACGAGTGAATG ACCTTTCGAAGCTCAAGTTGACTTCAGAAGAACGTGAAGCGCTTTCCACAACTTGTCGTTACTTCTCGGAATCATATCTAGATTATCTTTCAAATATGCAGCTCGACCCTGTCAACCAAGTAAAGCTCACTTTTATTCCCCAGGGCTCCAAcgagaaaggagaagagatgggtgagATTGCATGTGCCATCGAGGGTCCCTGGAAAGACACTATACTATATGAAGTCCCCATTATGGCTATCT TGAGTGAAGGATACTTCAAGTTTGTGGACACCGACTGGGATTACGACGGCCAATTTG AATTAgctaagaagaaggctttAGATCTTTTCAACCCTCCCGCCCCTACGACATCATTAGTTGTCTCAGAATTCGGCACTCGCCGTCGACGAAGTTTTAAGGCCCAGGATATTGTCATGCGGGGGCTTGTTGCTGGCTATGAAGAGTACAAATGCAAAGGAGGCAACCAGGGAGTTTTGAGCGGGACAAGTAAT GTCTATTTCGCTTTGAAGTACGGTCTCCAACCTGTCGGCACTATTGCCCATGAATGGATCATGGCCGTAGGGGCGACCTACGGATACAAAGGGGCCAATGGAAGAGCTATGGACatgtgggaagagg TCTACCCTCCTGATACTAAGTTTGCCTCCCCACTCACCATGCTTACCGACACCTACACCGCTGCTGTCTTCTTTAAAGATTTTATCTCTGATCCCGCTCGCGCTCTTCGCTGGTCTGTTCTCAGGCAAGATTCTGGGGATGCCTTCAAGTTTGTCGAGGATGCAAAGAAGGCGTGGAGGACTATCGAGGATAAAGCTGGCATCAAGCGAGACGTTGGGCCGAatggcgaggaagaaattgcaaagggaaagaaggtcaTTTTCAGCGACGCCTTAGATGTTGAGAAGGCCATCAAGTTGCAACAAGGGTGTGACAAGATCGGCATGGCGG CATCATTCGGCATTGGTACGGACTTGACCAATGATTTCTGTAAGACCTCAGATCCTAGTCAAAAGTCCAAAGCTTTGAATATGGTCATCAAACTCAACAAGATCAATGGTAAGAATTGTATCAAGTTGTCAGATGACAAGGGGAAG CATACTGGTTCACTTGAAGAGGTTAGGAAAGCTCAACAAGAGCTGGGTATTGAAAACAATTAG